One window from the genome of Rariglobus hedericola encodes:
- a CDS encoding alpha/beta hydrolase, protein MTAAPSIHVRFLKSLVRSLSIVFVLTLLLFLAGLTPPAHAMLEGKLLYFPSHEPNRSALTEWKVDGALAGYARLVAQPRAIWLITHGNGGQAADRTYIIDNLPADTSVYVLEYPGYGLRPGKPSMKSINAAALSAYEALRALHPGLPLNVFGESLGSGPASYLCSLPVPPDALVLAVPYDNLLSVAKESISFLPVGLLMRDKWDNVKTLSAYKNPVTIFGALHDTIIRVTHARALAKTIPHVRYIELPCGHNEWSLSPQVRITD, encoded by the coding sequence ATGACCGCAGCTCCTTCCATCCACGTTCGCTTCCTCAAGAGCCTGGTTCGGTCGCTCTCCATTGTCTTCGTTCTCACCCTTCTCCTGTTCCTTGCCGGTTTAACTCCGCCCGCCCACGCCATGCTCGAAGGCAAGCTCCTCTATTTCCCCTCCCACGAGCCCAACCGCTCCGCGCTCACCGAGTGGAAGGTCGACGGCGCGCTGGCCGGCTACGCCCGCCTCGTCGCCCAACCGCGCGCGATCTGGCTCATCACCCATGGCAATGGCGGACAAGCCGCCGACCGCACCTACATCATCGACAATCTGCCCGCCGACACATCCGTCTACGTTCTCGAATATCCCGGCTACGGCCTTCGCCCCGGCAAGCCCTCGATGAAATCGATCAACGCCGCCGCTCTCTCCGCCTACGAAGCCTTACGCGCACTCCACCCCGGCCTTCCGCTCAATGTCTTTGGTGAATCCCTCGGCAGCGGTCCCGCCAGTTACCTCTGCTCTTTGCCGGTCCCGCCCGACGCACTCGTCCTCGCCGTGCCCTACGACAACCTCCTCTCCGTCGCCAAAGAGAGCATCAGCTTTCTCCCCGTCGGCCTCCTCATGCGTGACAAATGGGACAACGTGAAAACCCTCTCGGCGTATAAAAATCCCGTCACGATCTTCGGCGCGCTCCACGACACCATCATCCGGGTTACTCACGCACGCGCTCTCGCCAAAACCATCCCGCACGTCCGCTACATCGAGCTCCCTTGCGGCCACAACGAATGGTCCCTCAGCCCGCAGGTCAGAATCACCGACTAA
- a CDS encoding ExbD/TolR family protein, which translates to MARTFRQRRSMHAVSELNVTNLLDLAFVLLIIFMIATPLITQSEQTVPVNLPVESSSEQQKPDPDTKSENIVIRADGSCLLGDTPVPLTRMTQELARYASQSKPPVFHIRMDANSTAQQFISVMDALKKNGLSKISFDTQAQQ; encoded by the coding sequence ATGGCCCGCACTTTTCGCCAACGCCGTTCGATGCACGCGGTCTCGGAGTTGAACGTCACCAACCTCCTCGACCTCGCCTTCGTGCTGTTGATCATCTTCATGATCGCCACGCCGTTGATCACGCAGTCGGAGCAAACGGTGCCCGTGAATCTCCCCGTCGAATCCAGCAGCGAACAACAGAAGCCCGACCCCGATACGAAATCGGAAAACATCGTGATTCGCGCCGATGGCAGCTGCCTCCTCGGTGACACACCCGTTCCGTTGACCCGCATGACGCAGGAACTCGCCCGTTATGCCAGCCAGTCTAAACCGCCGGTGTTTCACATCCGCATGGATGCGAATTCCACCGCACAGCAGTTCATCAGCGTCATGGATGCGTTGAAGAAAAACGGTCTCTCGAAAATTTCCTTCGATACGCAGGCGCAGCAGTAA
- a CDS encoding DNA polymerase III subunit gamma/tau produces MSAPLSWPSSLAGTPAVAVIERAIERKRLSHSLLITGDDHDILLAVALSIADRLLNTPQSSAPFPPDAHPDCFHLRPAKKMRQIGAEPTRELIGKVQVSPTVATQKVAIIHECDRMNISAANIFLKTLEEPPAHTTILLLTTRPYALLTTIRSRCLHFRFPGVGAAFTPDGWSSWLIDYQTWLGRLVGGLVDKKAVADSVFGAYGLAARFAAVLDFATSDIWKKQKALITAELTDDEEEAMEVGISNGLRTRLFADIERATRDFALPALRKNNEVTRRALTGSIEKLEHNVGLLRLNLNESAALEDFLLSSLRLWTRKS; encoded by the coding sequence ATGTCCGCTCCTCTTTCCTGGCCTTCTTCGCTCGCCGGCACGCCTGCCGTCGCCGTGATCGAACGCGCCATCGAGCGTAAGCGGCTCTCGCACAGCCTGCTCATCACCGGCGACGACCACGATATCCTGCTGGCCGTGGCGCTCTCCATCGCCGACCGCCTGCTCAACACGCCGCAGTCCAGCGCCCCGTTTCCGCCCGACGCCCACCCCGACTGCTTCCACCTGCGTCCCGCGAAAAAAATGCGCCAGATCGGCGCCGAGCCCACGCGTGAGTTGATCGGTAAAGTCCAGGTCTCGCCCACCGTCGCCACGCAAAAGGTCGCCATCATCCACGAGTGCGACCGCATGAACATTTCCGCGGCCAACATCTTCCTCAAGACCTTGGAAGAACCGCCCGCCCACACCACGATTCTCCTCCTGACGACGCGCCCCTATGCGTTGCTCACCACGATCCGCAGCCGCTGCCTCCACTTTCGTTTCCCCGGCGTCGGTGCCGCGTTCACGCCCGACGGCTGGTCGTCCTGGCTTATCGATTATCAAACTTGGCTCGGTCGCCTCGTCGGAGGCCTGGTCGACAAAAAAGCCGTCGCTGATTCCGTCTTCGGCGCCTACGGCCTCGCCGCCCGCTTCGCCGCGGTGCTCGACTTCGCCACCTCCGACATCTGGAAAAAACAAAAGGCGCTCATCACGGCCGAACTCACCGACGACGAGGAAGAGGCGATGGAAGTCGGCATTTCCAACGGCCTGCGCACGCGCCTCTTTGCCGACATCGAGCGCGCCACCCGCGACTTCGCCCTGCCTGCGTTGCGCAAAAACAACGAAGTCACCCGTCGTGCGCTCACCGGTTCGATTGAGAAATTGGAACACAACGTCGGCCTGCTCCGCCTTAACTTGAACGAGTCCGCCGCCCTCGAAGATTTCCTCCTGAGTTCCCTGCGCCTCTGGACGCGCAAGAGCTGA
- a CDS encoding carbohydrate kinase family protein, producing the protein MDFKARTLDALLKTGSSLTGKLSVVGLDGFVDTIVTPVALRTAQGEAFTPITTINEFGQRILGAAGKSTNIEFYPRMDKLGGNGPIMANALISAGGRLKYIGALGRAAIHPVFQEFAGKADVVSLADPASTTAVEFTDGKLMLGQMRSLDEITFERIVEKMGRAGVDQAFGAADLIALVNWTMIPNMTAIFEALVNDVLPALPAKDRIFFFDLADPEKRSRDDLLKALEVIGKFEKFGRVTLGLNLKEAQQVWAALDYPIIKEDEAGLRKMAADIRARLGLSTVVVHPKESAACATAEGTAWIPGPYTPKPLITTGAGDHFNAGFSNGQLLGLSPESCLAVGVCTSGHYVRTGQSPTLNDLTTFLQTWN; encoded by the coding sequence ATGGATTTCAAAGCCCGCACGCTGGACGCCCTGCTCAAAACCGGATCTTCCCTCACAGGAAAACTCTCGGTCGTCGGTCTCGACGGATTTGTGGACACCATCGTCACGCCGGTCGCGCTGCGCACCGCCCAGGGCGAGGCGTTTACCCCGATCACCACGATCAACGAATTCGGCCAGCGCATCCTCGGCGCCGCGGGCAAGAGCACCAACATCGAGTTCTATCCGCGCATGGACAAACTGGGCGGCAACGGCCCGATCATGGCCAACGCCCTCATCTCCGCCGGCGGCCGCCTCAAATACATCGGTGCCCTTGGTCGCGCCGCGATTCACCCCGTTTTCCAGGAATTCGCCGGCAAGGCCGATGTTGTTTCCCTCGCCGATCCCGCCTCCACGACCGCCGTCGAGTTCACCGATGGCAAACTCATGCTCGGCCAGATGCGCAGCCTCGATGAAATCACCTTCGAGCGCATCGTCGAAAAGATGGGCCGCGCCGGCGTCGATCAGGCCTTTGGTGCCGCCGACCTCATCGCCCTCGTCAACTGGACGATGATCCCGAACATGACGGCGATTTTTGAGGCGCTGGTGAACGACGTGCTCCCCGCCCTGCCCGCCAAGGACCGCATTTTCTTCTTCGACCTCGCCGACCCCGAGAAGCGCTCGCGCGACGATTTGCTCAAGGCCTTGGAGGTCATTGGCAAATTCGAGAAATTCGGCCGCGTCACCCTCGGTCTCAATCTCAAGGAAGCCCAGCAGGTGTGGGCCGCGCTCGACTACCCGATCATCAAGGAAGACGAGGCCGGCCTCCGCAAAATGGCCGCCGACATCCGCGCGCGCCTCGGGCTTTCCACGGTGGTCGTTCATCCCAAGGAGTCTGCCGCCTGCGCCACCGCCGAGGGCACCGCGTGGATTCCCGGTCCTTACACGCCCAAGCCGCTCATCACCACGGGTGCCGGCGACCACTTCAACGCCGGTTTCTCCAACGGCCAGCTCCTCGGCTTGTCGCCTGAATCCTGCCTCGCGGTCGGCGTCTGCACCTCCGGCCACTACGTCCGCACCGGCCAGAGCCCCACGCTCAACGACCTCACCACCTTCCTCCAGACTTGGAATTAA
- a CDS encoding SDR family NAD(P)-dependent oxidoreductase: protein MTTDSAPQSQPVVLIAGVSGGIGSDVARRLTAAGWRVAGYARGADKLAALQALLPDLHVIEADATQSEAVAAAVQSTVARFGRLDAYVHAVGSILIKPAHLTQIEEWHRVIDLNLNSAFYGVKSALGPMQAQGGGSIVLISSVAAQAGLPGHDAIAAAKGGINGLVLAAAASYAGKGIRVNAVAPGLVDTPLAAGLLGSEQARQFSDKMHPLGKVGRPANVGSLIAWLVSPDADWVTGQIWSVDGGMAHVRTKPKG from the coding sequence ATGACCACTGATTCCGCGCCCCAATCCCAGCCTGTCGTCCTTATTGCAGGCGTATCCGGAGGCATAGGCTCCGATGTCGCCCGCCGGCTCACCGCCGCAGGCTGGCGGGTCGCGGGCTATGCACGCGGCGCCGATAAACTCGCCGCCCTTCAAGCTCTCTTGCCGGATCTTCACGTGATCGAGGCCGATGCGACTCAATCTGAGGCGGTCGCTGCTGCGGTCCAGTCCACCGTGGCGCGCTTTGGCCGGCTCGATGCCTACGTGCACGCGGTCGGTTCGATACTGATCAAACCCGCACACCTCACCCAGATCGAGGAGTGGCATCGTGTGATCGACCTGAATCTCAACTCGGCATTTTACGGCGTGAAGTCCGCGCTCGGTCCGATGCAGGCGCAAGGCGGCGGCTCCATAGTGTTGATCAGCTCGGTCGCGGCGCAGGCCGGCCTGCCGGGCCACGATGCCATTGCGGCGGCCAAGGGCGGCATCAACGGACTCGTGCTCGCCGCTGCGGCCAGTTACGCGGGCAAAGGGATTCGTGTGAATGCGGTGGCTCCCGGCTTGGTCGATACTCCGCTCGCGGCCGGCTTGCTCGGCTCCGAACAGGCGCGGCAGTTCTCCGACAAAATGCACCCCTTGGGCAAAGTCGGACGGCCGGCCAATGTAGGCAGCCTGATCGCCTGGCTGGTGTCACCCGACGCAGACTGGGTGACCGGACAAATCTGGTCGGTCGATGGCGGCATGGCGCACGTGCGGACGAAACCAAAAGGCTAA
- a CDS encoding lipocalin-like domain-containing protein, giving the protein MRHILIFFCAVCALCGQTPTPLVTAEGFAVPQPGHVFSFPRDHGSHSEFKIEWWYITGHLAAADGRRFGYQATFFRSASADKTSQLHLAHMALTDVGTGKFYYQERLNREGWDAGASTSTLDVHNGPWSLRFIDETSERMELRGGVRAEGAFNFTLTPTKPLVVFGENSISRKGSAPTAASYYLTFTRLRTEGVLTLGEESLKVTGESWMDHEISSSQLDQNQIGWDWVSIHFKDGRELMFYRLRLRDGTADPASSLTWVDAAGHPKKSSFTWDVLDRWTSPRTGAVYPSRVRLISTDPATGKPAALTLEPLVKNQELSGSLGGIPYWEGACRVLDADGREVGSAYMELTGYAKDLKL; this is encoded by the coding sequence ATGCGCCACATACTGATATTTTTTTGCGCCGTCTGCGCCTTGTGCGGCCAAACTCCGACTCCATTGGTGACCGCCGAGGGTTTTGCCGTGCCGCAACCCGGCCACGTGTTTTCGTTTCCGCGCGACCACGGCTCGCATTCGGAGTTTAAGATCGAGTGGTGGTATATCACCGGACACCTCGCGGCCGCCGACGGTCGTCGCTTCGGTTATCAGGCGACTTTTTTCCGCAGCGCCTCGGCGGATAAAACCTCACAGCTCCACCTCGCGCACATGGCGCTGACCGACGTAGGCACGGGAAAATTTTATTATCAGGAACGACTCAACCGCGAAGGCTGGGATGCGGGCGCATCCACGAGCACACTCGATGTGCACAATGGTCCGTGGTCTTTGCGGTTTATCGACGAGACAAGTGAGCGCATGGAATTGCGCGGCGGCGTGCGTGCCGAGGGTGCGTTCAACTTTACGCTGACTCCGACGAAACCGCTGGTCGTCTTTGGCGAGAATAGCATTTCGCGCAAAGGCTCCGCGCCGACCGCCGCCAGTTACTATCTCACGTTCACCCGACTGCGCACCGAAGGCGTGCTCACGCTCGGGGAGGAGTCGTTAAAGGTGACCGGCGAGTCGTGGATGGACCACGAAATCAGCAGCAGTCAGCTCGACCAAAACCAGATCGGCTGGGACTGGGTGAGCATCCATTTCAAAGACGGTCGTGAACTGATGTTCTACCGACTGCGACTTCGAGATGGCACGGCGGATCCAGCCTCTTCGCTCACTTGGGTGGACGCCGCGGGGCATCCGAAAAAAAGCTCATTCACGTGGGACGTGCTGGATCGCTGGACGAGTCCGCGGACCGGCGCGGTTTATCCTTCGCGCGTTCGACTCATCTCAACCGACCCCGCCACTGGAAAACCCGCCGCCCTCACGCTCGAACCGCTCGTGAAAAATCAGGAACTGTCCGGCAGTCTCGGCGGCATTCCGTATTGGGAAGGTGCGTGTCGCGTGTTGGACGCCGACGGCCGCGAGGTGGGCTCGGCCTACATGGAGCTCACCGGCTACGCTAAAGATCTCAAATTATGA
- a CDS encoding MotA/TolQ/ExbB proton channel family protein — translation MTLFFASANLLKIFGDTDVFGQILTIGLGVFSLIAWTVMFGKYNELKRLRDLNLAFEQRLREERTLLDLPESLRNKRSIPYADLFADAVEAYWRAASILKEKGEDNSRSRLEHSENAIQRAIARQLLRYEASMIFLATIVSGAPFLGLLGTVWGVMEAFSAMTGATASIRDLAPGVSAALMTTIAGLVVAIPSMFGYNFLIGKVKQLSTELENYASSLADRLELESKN, via the coding sequence ATGACACTCTTTTTTGCCTCCGCCAACCTCCTGAAAATCTTCGGTGATACCGATGTTTTTGGTCAGATTCTCACCATCGGCCTCGGCGTTTTCAGTCTGATCGCCTGGACCGTGATGTTCGGGAAATACAACGAACTGAAACGCCTGCGCGACCTGAACCTCGCGTTCGAACAACGTCTCCGCGAAGAGCGCACGTTGCTCGATCTGCCCGAGTCGCTGCGCAACAAGCGCTCGATTCCCTACGCCGATCTGTTCGCAGATGCGGTCGAGGCCTACTGGCGCGCCGCGTCCATCCTCAAGGAAAAGGGCGAGGACAACAGCCGCTCGCGTCTCGAACACTCCGAAAACGCCATCCAGCGCGCCATCGCCCGCCAGTTGCTGCGCTACGAGGCTAGCATGATTTTTCTCGCGACGATCGTCTCTGGCGCGCCGTTCCTCGGCCTGCTCGGCACCGTCTGGGGCGTGATGGAGGCGTTCAGCGCGATGACCGGCGCCACGGCCAGCATTCGCGATCTCGCGCCGGGTGTATCCGCCGCGCTCATGACCACGATCGCCGGCCTAGTCGTCGCCATCCCGTCGATGTTCGGCTACAATTTCCTTATCGGAAAAGTGAAGCAGCTCTCCACCGAACTCGAGAACTACGCCAGCTCGCTGGCCGACCGCCTCGAGCTCGAGTCGAAGAACTAA
- a CDS encoding FtsX-like permease family protein has translation MSAPLLPFLLRRFTLRHWLLAPKQSALLVVILALGVAVFVSVRLANRAAVSSFSNFTDTLTGQSDWIIQPPAGTLPESVLPELRSALDGRAVHIIPVVETTASPPPESGNEAKFGRPTYTLLGVDLISIANLARPQDGSFLNQKKTGARGQEAEGDQGFWSAFNNGPQVWISADFAATPPEQITLVIDETVRSLPVAGIIPSAPDAPRAPATLIIADLAQLQKITGKTGRVDRVEFIIESGPRSDERRAELRDILEKLAQSPSGARWLVTAPGAKRDTAEAMTRAFRLNLTILSLIALLTGLYLIFQALDGAVVRRRPEIAILRSLGVEERTIRRLWLAESALLGLAGGALGLLLGWAGAQVAVRAVGQTVNALYYATTVASANLTFGESLLGLALGVSAALVAGFWPAREAARTPPAQVLQRGAPPAAGARLWRSIGLGLACIIAGIICAQLPPVRFAGGGRFPFAGYVAAFLWVFGAGISCAFLLPPLARLAQAAGGRYATARIALGHLRTPSGRHRLAAAALVCAIGMTAGMTILVASFEQTMQGWVRRALQADLYISSAGAQSASSQNRISADAAQALATHPAVAHAGMLVAHPIDMEGVSTLLSGVDLEDPATRPDLPWITPPHDDAVFDPARNEHLALVSESFTERFRVGVGAMLRLPTPAGMREVTVAGVFADYGNERGSILVPRRLTRAWFAEDSVTSVALYVKPGVDPDTLRAELTKLYPGLSVFTNARLRAEVLRVFRQTFSITHALEVIGVAVAMTGLALTLISVLLDRRDELTTLRALGFRRRQIAASASLEGLAVSACAVAVGLVLSLALGWLLIHVINKQSFGWTLATAVPVGRLALLGLGVTLTGWIVSYAVGLWGADLPADREE, from the coding sequence ATGAGCGCACCGCTGCTCCCGTTTCTCTTACGCCGTTTCACGCTGCGACACTGGCTGCTTGCACCCAAGCAAAGCGCGTTGCTGGTCGTCATCCTCGCGCTCGGCGTGGCGGTGTTTGTATCTGTGCGTCTGGCCAACCGCGCGGCGGTATCCAGTTTTTCGAACTTCACGGATACGCTCACCGGTCAAAGCGATTGGATCATCCAGCCTCCCGCCGGGACGTTGCCCGAAAGCGTCCTGCCTGAACTGCGCTCAGCGCTCGACGGTCGTGCGGTGCACATTATTCCGGTCGTGGAGACCACGGCGTCGCCTCCACCGGAATCCGGCAACGAGGCGAAATTCGGCCGCCCGACTTACACGCTGCTGGGTGTGGATCTAATCAGTATCGCCAACCTCGCGCGCCCTCAGGACGGCTCGTTTCTGAATCAGAAAAAAACCGGCGCACGCGGCCAGGAAGCCGAAGGCGATCAAGGATTCTGGTCGGCGTTTAACAACGGTCCGCAGGTCTGGATCAGCGCAGATTTCGCCGCGACACCACCCGAGCAGATCACACTCGTCATCGACGAAACGGTGCGGTCGCTGCCGGTCGCTGGCATCATTCCGAGCGCGCCTGATGCGCCCCGTGCACCCGCCACATTGATAATCGCCGATCTGGCGCAGCTACAAAAAATAACCGGCAAAACCGGGCGTGTTGACCGCGTGGAGTTCATCATCGAAAGCGGTCCGCGTTCCGACGAACGCCGCGCCGAATTGCGGGATATTTTAGAAAAGCTCGCTCAATCACCCAGCGGCGCACGCTGGCTGGTCACCGCACCCGGAGCCAAGCGCGACACCGCCGAGGCGATGACCCGCGCATTCCGACTGAACCTCACGATTCTCTCGCTCATCGCGTTGCTCACGGGGCTTTATTTGATTTTTCAGGCACTCGACGGCGCGGTGGTGCGTCGACGTCCGGAAATTGCGATTCTGCGTTCACTCGGAGTCGAGGAACGCACCATCCGCCGGTTGTGGCTGGCGGAGTCGGCTTTGCTCGGACTCGCGGGCGGAGCGCTCGGGTTGTTGCTCGGTTGGGCCGGTGCGCAAGTCGCGGTGCGCGCCGTGGGCCAGACCGTCAACGCGCTCTATTATGCAACGACCGTGGCGTCGGCGAATCTTACGTTCGGCGAATCGCTGCTCGGTTTGGCGCTCGGCGTGAGCGCGGCCTTGGTGGCGGGTTTCTGGCCGGCCCGTGAAGCTGCACGCACGCCTCCGGCGCAGGTGTTGCAACGCGGCGCGCCGCCCGCAGCCGGGGCCCGCTTGTGGCGCAGCATCGGGCTCGGACTGGCATGTATCATTGCGGGAATTATCTGCGCGCAACTGCCACCGGTGCGCTTCGCGGGCGGCGGACGGTTTCCTTTCGCGGGCTACGTGGCGGCGTTCCTTTGGGTGTTTGGCGCGGGCATTTCGTGCGCGTTTCTTCTACCTCCGCTGGCTCGGTTGGCGCAGGCGGCGGGCGGGCGTTATGCAACGGCACGGATCGCGCTGGGTCATCTGCGAACACCGTCGGGCCGGCACCGGCTCGCGGCGGCGGCATTGGTGTGCGCGATCGGCATGACCGCCGGCATGACCATCCTCGTCGCGAGTTTTGAGCAGACAATGCAGGGCTGGGTTCGCCGGGCCTTGCAGGCCGACCTCTACATCTCGAGTGCGGGCGCGCAAAGCGCCTCGTCGCAAAATCGGATCTCGGCCGACGCCGCGCAGGCCCTCGCAACGCATCCGGCCGTGGCGCACGCCGGCATGTTGGTTGCCCACCCGATCGACATGGAGGGAGTTTCCACGTTGCTCTCGGGCGTTGATCTCGAAGATCCGGCCACGCGTCCGGATCTGCCGTGGATCACTCCGCCGCATGACGACGCCGTGTTCGATCCAGCGCGCAACGAACACCTCGCGCTCGTGAGTGAAAGTTTCACCGAACGGTTTCGCGTCGGCGTGGGAGCAATGCTGCGATTACCGACGCCGGCGGGCATGCGTGAAGTCACCGTGGCGGGCGTGTTTGCCGACTACGGAAACGAGCGTGGGTCCATCCTCGTGCCGCGACGCTTGACGCGAGCGTGGTTCGCCGAGGATTCCGTCACCAGCGTGGCGCTCTATGTAAAACCGGGCGTGGATCCCGACACGCTTCGCGCCGAATTGACCAAACTTTATCCGGGACTATCGGTCTTCACCAACGCCCGGTTGCGGGCCGAAGTGCTGCGCGTGTTTCGACAGACCTTTTCGATCACGCACGCGTTGGAAGTGATTGGCGTGGCGGTCGCGATGACGGGGCTCGCGCTCACGTTGATCAGCGTGTTGCTGGATCGCCGTGACGAACTCACCACGTTGCGTGCGCTGGGGTTTCGCCGGCGGCAGATTGCTGCATCGGCGTCACTCGAAGGCCTGGCGGTTTCCGCGTGCGCCGTGGCTGTCGGACTCGTGCTCAGCCTCGCGCTGGGCTGGCTGCTCATTCATGTAATCAACAAACAATCCTTCGGCTGGACACTGGCGACGGCAGTGCCGGTCGGCCGACTCGCGTTGCTCGGGCTCGGGGTGACGCTGACCGGCTGGATCGTCAGTTATGCCGTCGGCCTCTGGGGCGCGGACCTGCCCGCGGATCGCGAAGAATAA
- the tmk gene encoding dTMP kinase codes for MPLKNKTTGKLISFEGSEGSGKSTQIARLAKHLQLLGREVVTTREPGGTEIGEQIRNIIVHNSKGDEMCAETELLLFTAARAQVVREVIAPALTRGAVVLSDRFLDSTTVYQGIARNLASDPVNLINQFAVGNVMPDLTVIIDVPTEIGLQRIRQRASDLPDRMERENIDFYNKVREGYLLLAKSMPQRFLVIDGSQSEDAVEKATWTGLQKLLV; via the coding sequence ATGCCTCTGAAAAACAAAACCACCGGTAAGCTCATCTCGTTCGAGGGTTCCGAAGGCAGCGGCAAATCCACGCAGATTGCCCGTCTCGCCAAACACCTCCAGCTCCTCGGTCGCGAGGTCGTGACCACCCGCGAGCCCGGCGGCACCGAGATCGGCGAACAGATCCGCAACATCATCGTCCACAACTCCAAGGGCGACGAGATGTGCGCCGAGACCGAGTTGCTCCTCTTCACCGCTGCCCGCGCCCAGGTCGTGCGCGAGGTCATCGCCCCCGCCCTCACCCGTGGCGCCGTCGTGCTCTCCGATCGCTTCCTCGACTCGACCACGGTTTATCAAGGCATCGCGCGCAACCTCGCCAGCGATCCGGTCAACCTCATCAACCAGTTCGCCGTCGGCAACGTCATGCCCGACCTCACCGTCATCATCGACGTGCCTACCGAGATCGGACTCCAGCGCATCCGCCAGCGCGCCTCCGACCTGCCCGACCGCATGGAGCGCGAGAACATCGATTTCTACAACAAGGTCCGCGAGGGCTACCTGCTCCTCGCCAAGAGCATGCCGCAGCGTTTCCTCGTCATCGATGGCTCGCAGTCCGAAGACGCGGTTGAAAAGGCCACCTGGACCGGTCTGCAAAAGCTGTTGGTTTAA
- a CDS encoding cell envelope integrity protein TolA gives MSARTTNAFFASAALHALLLCLIAWFAYRAHQSDQEAPQVFELVAGAGDNFAATEAPALGVPGGVKFEAPEPPAPIPAAAAPAEAAPAEPEPVTSPIEAVAPPVKTPPKPAKPKPTDYKPVNMAKMVDRIADKRAAKIEKQVKADKAAADARAAKEAELNSKRTTKAEFDRMNKGKSSPSQKAPTAGGGTGSLKRIDAEGIAGGVAGGSTANKTGGAGGKALTRQDIELSEAYISLLIQRLKEAHKKPEGVSDLLEASVKFRLTSSGSVVNVTIISSSRNSEFDQSVLAAFRRISLPPPPANLKTNDYTITFKMREDT, from the coding sequence ATGTCTGCCCGCACCACCAACGCCTTTTTCGCCTCGGCCGCGCTTCACGCGCTGCTGCTGTGTTTAATTGCGTGGTTTGCCTATCGGGCTCACCAGTCCGACCAAGAGGCTCCGCAGGTTTTTGAGCTCGTCGCCGGCGCGGGCGATAACTTCGCCGCAACCGAGGCGCCCGCACTCGGTGTTCCCGGTGGCGTAAAGTTTGAAGCCCCCGAACCGCCTGCGCCCATCCCCGCCGCCGCCGCGCCGGCTGAAGCCGCCCCTGCCGAACCGGAGCCCGTGACCAGCCCGATCGAAGCGGTCGCGCCTCCGGTCAAAACCCCGCCGAAACCCGCCAAGCCTAAGCCGACCGACTACAAACCGGTCAACATGGCCAAGATGGTGGACCGCATCGCCGATAAACGCGCCGCGAAGATCGAGAAGCAGGTCAAGGCTGACAAAGCCGCCGCTGATGCCCGCGCCGCCAAGGAAGCCGAGCTCAACAGCAAGCGGACGACCAAGGCCGAATTCGACCGCATGAACAAAGGCAAGTCGTCGCCTTCGCAAAAAGCCCCGACCGCCGGTGGCGGCACCGGTTCACTCAAACGCATCGACGCCGAAGGCATCGCCGGCGGCGTCGCGGGCGGCTCCACGGCGAATAAAACCGGTGGCGCCGGCGGCAAAGCTCTCACGCGCCAGGATATCGAGCTTTCGGAAGCCTACATCTCGTTGCTCATCCAACGCCTCAAGGAAGCGCATAAAAAACCCGAGGGCGTGAGCGACCTTCTGGAGGCCTCCGTAAAATTCCGCCTCACTTCGAGTGGCTCTGTGGTGAACGTCACCATCATCAGTTCGTCGCGAAACTCCGAGTTCGATCAATCGGTTCTGGCCGCCTTCCGCCGCATCTCGCTGCCGCCGCCGCCTGCAAATCTGAAAACCAATGATTACACCATCACGTTCAAGATGCGTGAGGATACGTGA